The following are from one region of the Pirellulaceae bacterium genome:
- a CDS encoding hemerythrin domain-containing protein, protein MVDKSSTRITVNAPFFQEIKQDHLQLQKLLVELEKLTGNRIALQNHPRQFLELIEALVDQLALHFSLEEAYGYFDHALEESPRFHEQAVKLRDQHAPLYNTIREIAESVVKQCSGKHPQLDSAADRFADFNRSLKAHESAEMSMILESLNRDMGGGD, encoded by the coding sequence ATGGTTGATAAATCCTCCACACGGATCACGGTCAACGCACCTTTCTTTCAGGAGATCAAACAAGATCACTTGCAATTGCAGAAGCTGTTGGTTGAACTGGAAAAGCTGACCGGCAATCGGATTGCATTACAAAATCACCCACGTCAGTTTCTGGAATTGATCGAAGCCCTAGTCGATCAATTAGCGCTGCATTTTTCATTGGAAGAGGCCTACGGTTACTTCGACCACGCCCTAGAAGAGTCGCCGCGATTCCATGAACAAGCTGTCAAGCTGCGCGACCAACATGCTCCACTGTATAACACAATTCGGGAGATAGCTGAATCCGTAGTCAAACAGTGCTCAGGTAAGCACCCACAGCTGGATTCAGCCGCAGATCGTTTTGCCGATTTCAATCGGTCCCTGAAAGCTCATGAATCTGCTGAAATGAGTATGATTCTTGAATCGCTCAATCGCGATATGGGCGGAGGCGACTGA